Part of the Hemicordylus capensis ecotype Gifberg chromosome 7, rHemCap1.1.pri, whole genome shotgun sequence genome, tgggatatccaaaggttgggatgtgtcatcccagcctccaaagatccacactgctgggagcagtgaggatcatgtgagcgcatggtagtatacctgaagaaaagcagaagaatcatctggggggaaattagttggactctgcctaccccactgcacgccctccgcatcccaggactatcatgtgaatagcctcagggtcttactcctagtcagctctaattccagctttagcgccaactttaaactcttcctccagctttcactaactttctgctgcaggcgagcctccttttattctcttccccccctccaattttccgaaactaaccgatttaaaattgactgcatgttatgctttaaaagaaaattattacaaaatgatgtatagatggtatctgacaccccaaaaattggcattaatgtataaaaatgtatcaaacaaatgttggaagtgtggacagtctgaaggcactttttttcctatgtggtggagctgtgggaaggctaaagcatattgggagatgatatataatgagtaaaagaaaatatttaaaatgacatttcctaagaggccagaatccttcctgctgggaataatagaaggtgcaatttctacaactaattcaacgctttttatgtatgcttcggcggcggctagaattatatatgcacagaaatggaagagtaatgaagtgccttcaaaagaagattggctgataaaatttttggaatatgcggagatggcaaaacttacaacactaataagagaccaaaatttgaaatgcttcaaagaagattggaaaccattcttgttgtatctaaagaactattttcctactatggactttacagcagggttcgaaatttagtaaaaaaacctgcaggttggatagattagctgtgtttgtaaggatttaaatttatattttgaactattattatagcaagggtgaactttatagctgatgattcacgaagagatgtgtgcgggaagtccacttttgtctattcgtaatcaatgacatattaatattgttaaaaataataaaaattgaatttggggaaaaaaccaaaccaaccaatcaaaattaatgcgagctccccccattaaaaaaacaaaaccaaaccaatccaatccaaccctctcctccctccaaaaaccaaacagcaggactctttccccaaccagaccaaactgtcaaaggggagctgtgaactcttgatccctgccagcttcttatgacagagcacaggaaggaagcaaatacgcattcaaaacagaaatgtgaagagcacaagaggaggtcaaggccttgctcctgcacaaatggcatttcatacttggcaggactttttaatcactggaatggaatcacatgtcatatttggctgtattggaggcagtcagtgatggtttgtaagcttgccaggccttgccaaggctgtgctttccgggcactcgattggaaggtgcagcttgctcccaggatcctgtgctcagcaaacctcattggcggcaaacctcaagtgggctcctctggagtgatccaagccaatggtctgagtgagtgcttccaagcaagaggcatttgcatggacctgtagcagtgtagcagcgtctccctcagccaagaggtgagcttgggagtctgtgggcacaaacgctccaagggagacgagaagaaaagaggaactcagacacgacggtatgttttgaacaaaaggggcaactttattaatatacttaaataggttacaagtcgtcacttaactttctaactaaaggaaacaaaacaggacagaatggagtaggcaaaaaaactttccatcttggccaatctgttggaaagccaaaaattcctactcggcccccaacagggcgaccagcaaagcccattctgtccctgggagggagggggagggagggagggaagggaggaagcccagggtcacacagaagaagggaatggcagggcaaacaaaattggggggagtcccagccagcccccaaccccaccccacccccgctccttgcaggcacgttcacttggtctcctcttctggggcggatcgactcttccagcctcccagcagcagcacaagcctgcaagaagcacaaagcagcgtcagtggggttgccctgctcctcctccctttccactccggcagcccagcaagtggggattgcgcagggggctgggggttgaggggggggcaagccagagaattctgcttgacctcgggctccccactgtgcagccacagcatggagcaggagggagaggagtattctctggcctgccaccgggcagatccagggggcgctactggggctgcaggggggccccagagtctcccaggctcctctgctgctgcaccggtttgggaggaaggaggaggaagcggaggggggagtgaggcgtggctgcgggagtggagggggggaggagcacaccctcggcaggggagggggcggatgcctggatggggcttcccctgccaggggaagccaggccgctggggaaggggagaaaggtggaaggaggagggggcgctccttggccagctggtgggaatggagggaggcagtGACCTtaccctcctgctggggccacacagcctccccggacccaagggaagcccaagaatggttccaaagggccacttgggggcagggtggtcctgtagcctcccacagcctgccagcagaagcaaggggaggggcttctgcaccccagaggcggggcttccttgggccaggggagtggagcctgcttccccctcactcctcagacagaactgcacttccctgctggatgtcttcttgtggacagatcttgtgtccacgcggctggaggaggtcttctgggaggcccctgcgctgcacggtctttcctgaacctcccttcagctgctgatcttcaaggggagagcacggggctgttgttcctggaaagagagaaggacattggttcagagatggggggtcttctcacactctcccccatgacaccaccaagcaccagggactcctggcagaatatttgtgtcctcatttcccagagggaagagagatctttcctctttccctttggctactggtacaaccagacacaagggccgaagatggcattccaacacgagggagggttgcccagattcctgcccacccttcctgcagcccagccccctccctaaccatcggggcccccttcaagtgaagccctgccttggtctgctcaccagtcggtcaggtggagagatcaccgtactctggcgggtgtctcttcttcttacagcccgcccacaagcgccgaacggcagcccgcagcccgtgccgggagtggagggaaaaggccttcttcacgatcttctctgtcttgcaggcaactctcccgacctcggggtcatggtcgccaagcaagctctccagcgctggagggatgaaggagaaggttcagaaatggcatgaagagatcaccccacccttggccaagccccaccatttccacaccaagagggcgcaagtcctgactctttctcccctgcactctgggaaagcctactgctgagcatccctgagaatgcaagcgggaccttccatttgaggggacaggtggcccattccagctctgtggtccctaaatctaggcctctcccctcacagaaacttccccttcccacccagaaaccgacacttaccagcatggaaggtctctatgttcccttcagtgaggatgctgccctttttgtggaccaggtgacctaaaaaacaagggtggaaggaaacgggaccacagttcaggacactgtgcatggacaacccgatcattcaggagaggaagtcctcccctctctgctccgtcTGGGACTGACaatttgagccattcctccagggactcttatgtcaccttgggtggaaattaagccaagagacctcgctaacaAGCACTGGGCCAGttctcctggggagggaacagctcctgcccctccacacccttctggcagtgccttccaagagaatgaacctttgcccaccaagacgacccactaagggagacccaaaagtcttgtttcgcttaccgatcagcagggcagccgttctcctcactgaaggctgctcgctgcggaagaagcccaggatcttggaggcctccatctccacggcgtcctctgtgccgagctgccgaatctgggatcaagagcaaagacaaatcccgagtgagcaaagcatcgcccaaaggtccttgagccatttgagccgagggatggacagggaggggctgcccttaccagacgcttggcgatcttgtggagcagctcctgcaggctgtaagagtcccgcgccagcagcttgccctccaggtgccataggagggcttccgccaggaggctcaggttgtccttcgcagcctgccaaaagaaagaccggaatgggagtgaaaaatcctcccaagggattccaagaaacctcttagggggcttcaaggagtagggcctggataggccaaaccacagcgggacagctcgtgaattcaccttcccgtgaggctaactctggggcctgccactgggcagctggacttggggaagcctaaacaccttcgtaggggtggcaggaagaagtgggctctcacctgtactacctccaggtcttcatcctccacatgcatcagcaccgcgatgagggtcgtgatgttctcctctgtacccttgtggtggtggtggcggatttctccttcatcctgtggcaagggttccacagggtgaatcctcccaactggaaaaatcttcctgtcacacctggggatgcctaggagcaccagcctcaggaagggctccccaaagagaggagtctccatgtctagggatgctccatgcccagggatgtcactcactgccttcagctttccataaatgtggagaagacccctttcgctcaggtagcggatgttctggctggggtggactagccacgctaccaggagcatccaggtcttctctaaggtagcaaagtcttggtctttcaggagcagctaaaagagggaaaggagcagaagacccatcagcccctggggccaaaccctcctctcagggaagcccacctgaggaaaatgcttctcacctccacaaagtaggacacctctgcgagggaatgctcttctggatctttatcgaggctgaagagggaagccaggtatgccttcagcctggccactgtggaggatggtgtctggaggagagccctgcaacacacaaaggcccctgctgagtcctgggcgggaggcccagaaagagcagacctgacccaaaccaccccagcccccaggcctcctgaggaatctcctattcactcctacttacctcaccaagagggccacaccctggaggcagctctgcggagagcacagggattctcagcaggtcttctctggggtcacctgtgccaccctctccagcagggttcggacaatctgcgcggtctccctgcagagaagagaaggttgctgtcaccaccatgtcaagggtggaggcagtggacaagggagggactccttgcggggtggcgtagtatcaagggtggagggactgagttggaccatgggagggagaccacagaggtgaagtgactttatccacagctggctttttaacactgcagatgcattttaaggctctctgcagagccaagagggctgcaaattctgggctctcctctgtgtagctgagggaggggacctccgtgccagagtcaccccaacaggccagaaatgctgctcacccatcagagtgggacatgggagaaatgaccctagcctgtcctcccagagtgctggaaggaggagttgctggccccgctttccccaccgccatgacttactcaggaggcaggtaatggctgtctcggttcccgactccctcggtggtgttctgcaggccggtgaggatcttgttgaccaggccaaccaggagttcggggaacctttcctccacctcactggcatactccacgctcCGGATGATgtccccaatcttctttgttgctctcccctgcgacgaagaggagggtcaggcctcagcacacagtccgagggacggttatgggtcaggagaatccccagggccaggccagtgccatgggtgtctgcacccacatctgggcctgaagggtgctgcctctggctcagggtgcatgaggtcaactgcaagggaaagacatccacacgGGGAAAAGggaagtccccacctcccgtgtgaatAGTgtctgccatccaagccgccatcctgtgtagtgcaggaaaggaggggcagaggggtggagtcaagtcacccttggtttgcaccccttacctctcccagatggaccgaggagaaccaatctggggccagctgtcctcttctttccttttcgccgatgttcctgagagaggagaggagagagaaaagcttctcaaagaactgtcctgttggagatggcagccagctgaagaagaacacgggcacccaaagagatgctaagcaaagatctcgcctcctttgggaggtggctggcaggggaacttcatcaggccagagatctcccaagtccagcctttcattccccactgagaagccctgggaagtgttcaaagggggcatcgagacaggagccctcccctgctccttctccccaacacccgctcatgccaacagcatgggggtctcagagctccctctgctaacagccagcaacagacttgctggtgtctctcttgcaccggctgccaataggccttcttgggtgaactccccctccagatttctcagggagcaggtaggaggaaacatccctctatggggctcagacatgggggatctacccctgtcccctgcagccttctgctggctacgctaaaatcCCCCCAGttccctactggctcctcagctgagacaagggtacctacctggccgaactgggggtcagcggagagtcccacacctcgtcctcgatgctgctgatgtcatgcatcgtaTCATCCTCATCCatcgaggagcactggggaggagagagaagagaaacgggagtgttccggggcttgcattgaccttgcgaggcttctgagaggaaccaagcccaagggacggttgggaagacatccggctctaaaataagacctgcctcttggtagaaaaggcatttggcatctcagcccagaagagcctttcaccacacttttgccccctttccaatgcctcagctgcatttcctcccatcccaccaatcacaatccctcccatcctgcagcatctagaactagaaccattccatgttctgtctcctgctggggaacagggcactcgcgcgcacacacacacacacacacacacacacacacacacacacacacctagagcccgttcacatgaaaaaatggatgatgaaatggatcagttctgacctccgcggaggacgagtcttccaccgtgtaggtgttcttcatcatcttcttgatgagccacttctttggcttcgggactctgagaggagaaaggagagacatggcataagaacagcaatgcatgccctgtggatcaagtgaaagacacgtgtagcccagaacccaacagtggacagccagatgcctatttagttgtttgtgaaccacttgagacctggttacatgtggcattaaagtgtgtttattcagagagagagagagagagagatctcgagattcggaggttccttggctgtcatgggttaTAATCTTCAACTggattctcctccatgaacatgtctaatcaaccaaggttcccagggaaggtgatctgcctctatgatccctCGAGCGGCCCTTCAGCTAAGAAAGGTACCTGGGagaactggtggcatagtcctcttctgacccctcttcctccatgctggcatgtggagtctcggccccctggaaggaagaactctgtgaaggagagaagggggagaaatggttgctctggccctcacattgagcttcctaggcttcagcagggaaaaggccagcctggcaccttccagaggtcatcaccgggtgagctgaacgcaggaagtgggccggaaggggatcgtcccgttctggacacaattcttcccgctttcctgattttcaactttcttaaaaaccactttggagcccaggcatgctggctggaggctggcaggagagatggcaaaagagctcctgtctcgtgcccgccttcctcgcaataaggtcggtcgggctgatttcaggccttcgcgcacgcatgcaaatggcagaggggaaaggcatcaactccccccaccccaagacatgctgcgctccctcactcaactggggccccgatggctctggtgactggaaaagaccacttccagtccacttcatgctttcagtcggctccttagtgaggacactaaaggcacgtgccaaaacatgccaaaactgggtctcctttcttgtttcttttccatttctttcccctttttcatttagttcatttctcattggtttggttgagtttgcttattgttttgtatttttattcattcttcatttatttgtcactgtttttcaatggttgccattaaagcaacaggatgctccacctttaactgtgagatctcgaccagaagtcaaggccatagccaccatctccttgcggccatattctttaatcctatcacccccaccgtgccaccattgtgatgcagtgttgttaagggcatggctgtccctttaccatagctttaagcaaacaactgtcagaagatggccgcccacccggcagcatcaaaactggggccattccacatgctctctactcctgggcaacacgggggacccacacgcccaacccacagttcttccgagggagggactggatgttgaggcttcctgacctctccaagggatggctcttggtcagcggcggtgttttgcagcctcctcaacacggtgcttggcctctggacgctaagaaaagaaagaaagaagacacatgagatcagaacacgagtgcttagaaagagctctgcttgatgagatgaatgaggcatgcagcccaacaccctgtttccaggagtggacagccagatgcctgcaggaagcccacgggctgggcatgaagacacctgcctccatggaaacaaccctccatgctgctcggaccttctctccacccttggcttcttgctaaactaaccacctccacccccaaaaaacctttcatgggctcctaaggaaggtcctctacttctatgagcgatggagctgcccctccaggtgagaaaagagtacctcggggaactgacaaagctctccacgtccagctcctgatccctagtgttgtcttctgggatcttggcctcttggatgtcaggactctgcatatgagacaaaggtttccaatgagtgtactcactctgatcttcctagggcctaggattcgtagggagttttccccctgacattttctttgagttcatttttatttctttaaattattttgattttttttttaagacaaaaaaaccttattaaaaagaaaccatgtgttctaattctaactgtggtgggagtgccagggcacagccaccacatgcttgtggccatttggtttcatcctatgtccaaccatgaacctccattgtgatatgatctactgtggtcagcaaactggccaccatcattcaaaagggccatcagaatcagctggctgcactctggagctctagtccaaagacagcatgacaggtaggtctgtgaaatctctttctttccctccccaaaaccagccattaacagaaacatcactgcatgggagctccagaatggaatgctaactgcttgttgtcatttcttgtcattttttctgcattcctttcatggggaatggaaacaaagaggaacgggacccactggcatcaatagtttggcccagagagtcttcttgatcccaccccttcatgtcctcttctctcctctccccaagaaacagggttagctcagcctttccaaagggagagac contains:
- the LOC128333357 gene encoding uncharacterized protein LOC128333357, with the protein product MADQEDQQEGGQTGVFTVEEDGWFLQTVDTEWSCESPDIQEAKIPEDNTRDQELDVESFVSSPSVQRPSTVLRRLQNTAADQEPSLGESSSFQGAETPHASMEEEGSEEDYATSSPRVPKPKKWLIKKMMKNTYTVEDSSSAECSSMDEDDTMHDISSIEDEVWDSPLTPSSARNIGEKERRGQLAPDWFSSVHLGEGRATKKIGDIIRSVEYASEVEERFPELLVGLVNKILTGLQNTTEGVGNRDSHYLPPEETAQIVRTLLERVAQVTPEKTC
- the LOC128333358 gene encoding uncharacterized protein LOC128333358, which codes for MLLVAWLVHPSQNIRYLSERGLLHIYGKLKADEGEIRHHHHKGTEENITTLIAVLMHVEDEDLEVVQAAKDNLSLLAEALLWHLEGKLLARDSYSLQELLHKIAKRLIRQLGTEDAVEMEASKILGFFRSEQPSVRRTAALLIGHLVHKKGSILTEGNIETFHAALESLLGDHDPEVGRVACKTEKIVKKAFSLHSRHGLRAAVRRLWAGCKKKRHPPEYGDLST